In a genomic window of Flavobacterium crassostreae:
- a CDS encoding quinone-dependent dihydroorotate dehydrogenase, whose protein sequence is MYKLLIRPLFFFFDPEKIHHFTFSLIRITSRIPGFSALYRGLYLVSDKRLETQVCGLKFKNPVGLAAGFDKDAKLYKELSNFGFGFIEIGTLTPKAQEGNPKKRLFRLQQDSGIINRMGFNNGGVQAAVERLKTNPGVLIGGNIGKNKITPNEAATADYELCFDALYPYVDYFVVNVSSPNTPNLRALQDKEPLTQLLQTLQDKNTLKPKQKPIFLKIAPDLTNDQLLDIIAIVATTKIAGVIATNTTIAREGLQSEAKQETGGLSGKPLTKRATEVIRFLSEKSNKSFPIIGVGGIHSAEDALEKLEAGASLVQLYTGFIYEGPALVKAINKKILKQMK, encoded by the coding sequence ATGTACAAATTACTTATTCGTCCTTTGTTTTTCTTTTTTGATCCAGAAAAAATACACCATTTTACTTTTTCGTTAATCCGTATAACTTCCAGAATTCCAGGTTTTTCTGCTTTATACCGTGGGTTGTATTTGGTGTCAGATAAAAGGCTAGAAACCCAAGTTTGTGGTTTGAAGTTTAAAAATCCCGTAGGACTTGCAGCAGGATTTGATAAAGATGCCAAGCTTTATAAAGAGCTTTCTAATTTTGGTTTTGGTTTTATAGAAATAGGAACTTTAACCCCAAAAGCCCAAGAAGGAAATCCCAAAAAGCGTTTGTTTAGATTACAACAAGATTCGGGAATTATTAACCGCATGGGATTTAATAATGGTGGAGTACAAGCTGCAGTAGAGAGATTAAAAACAAATCCGGGCGTGCTAATTGGTGGTAATATTGGTAAAAATAAAATAACCCCAAACGAAGCTGCTACGGCAGATTATGAACTGTGTTTTGATGCATTGTATCCTTATGTAGATTATTTTGTGGTTAATGTTAGTTCTCCCAATACCCCTAATTTAAGGGCTTTGCAAGACAAAGAACCCCTAACGCAACTATTGCAAACCCTGCAAGACAAAAACACGCTTAAGCCAAAGCAAAAGCCAATATTTTTAAAAATTGCACCCGATTTGACCAACGACCAATTGTTGGATATCATTGCCATTGTAGCCACCACCAAAATTGCGGGAGTTATTGCTACCAATACTACTATTGCAAGAGAAGGTTTGCAATCCGAAGCAAAACAAGAAACTGGAGGATTGTCTGGTAAACCGTTAACCAAAAGAGCGACAGAAGTTATTCGGTTTTTGTCTGAAAAAAGCAACAAATCCTTTCCAATAATTGGGGTAGGAGGAATTCATTCTGCCGAAGATGCCCTCGAAAAATTAGAAGCTGGAGCCAGTTTGGTGCAACTCTATACTGGTTTTATATACGAAGGCCCTGCACTAGTGAAAGCAATTAATAAAAAGATTTTAAAGCAAATGAAATAG
- a CDS encoding hydroxymethylglutaryl-CoA lyase produces the protein MKSVKIIECPRDAMQGIKPFIPTPEKVAYLQALLRVGFDSIDFGSFVSPKAIPQMVDTADVLSQLDLSQTTSKLLAIIANTRGAEIASKHPEIRYLGFPFSISENFQMRNTHKTISESLITLTEILEIADQTNKEVVAYLSMGFGNPYGDPWNVDIVGDWTEKMSIMGVRILSLSDTVGSATPEAIAYLFSNLIPKYPHIEFGAHLHTTTDTWFEKVDAAYKAGCTRFDGAIQGFGGCPMAKNDLTGNMPTEKLLSYFTANKVPTNLNPLSFESAYNAASKLFNAYP, from the coding sequence ATGAAGTCAGTAAAAATTATAGAATGTCCTCGGGATGCCATGCAAGGGATTAAACCCTTTATACCAACTCCTGAAAAAGTAGCCTACCTACAAGCATTGTTACGGGTAGGGTTTGATTCTATAGATTTTGGAAGTTTTGTATCTCCGAAGGCAATTCCGCAAATGGTAGATACTGCCGATGTGTTGTCTCAATTGGATTTATCTCAAACTACCAGCAAACTTTTGGCAATCATAGCCAATACCAGAGGTGCCGAAATAGCATCCAAACATCCAGAAATACGCTATCTAGGATTTCCGTTTTCTATTTCTGAGAATTTTCAAATGCGTAACACACACAAAACCATCTCCGAATCTTTAATTACCTTAACAGAAATTCTAGAAATAGCAGACCAGACCAATAAGGAAGTAGTTGCTTATTTATCCATGGGTTTTGGAAATCCATATGGCGATCCTTGGAATGTAGATATAGTTGGAGATTGGACAGAAAAAATGTCTATTATGGGAGTACGGATACTTTCGTTATCCGACACCGTAGGTAGCGCTACTCCAGAGGCTATTGCGTATTTATTTTCTAATTTGATTCCAAAATACCCTCACATAGAGTTTGGTGCACACTTGCATACTACCACAGATACATGGTTTGAAAAAGTAGATGCCGCTTACAAAGCTGGTTGTACTCGTTTTGACGGTGCCATTCAAGGATTTGGTGGTTGCCCAATGGCCAAAAACGATCTGACAGGCAATATGCCCACCGAAAAATTACTCTCTTATTTTACCGCCAACAAGGTTCCTACAAATTTAAATCCATTAAGCTTTGAGAGCGCCTACAATGCAGCATCAAAATTATTCAATGCGTATCCTTAA
- the guaB gene encoding IMP dehydrogenase: MIAHNSKIIGEGLTYDDVLLVPNYSNVLPREVSIQSNFSRNITLNVPIVAAAMDTVTESAMAIAMAQEGGIGVLHKNMTIEQQAAKVRKVKRAESGMILDPVTLPLTATVADAKNAMKEFSIGGIPIVDQNQVLKGIVTNRDLRFEKNNARPIVEVMTKDNLVTVAEGTSLEQAEVVLQGHKIEKLPVVNANNKLVGLITFRDITKLTQKPIANKDVYGRLRVAAAVGVTGDAVLRAEALVNAGVDAIIIDTAHGHTQGVVNTLREIKTKFPQIDVIVGNIATPEAAKFLVENGADGVKVGIGPGSICTTRVVAGVGFPQFSAVLEVAAALKGTGVPVIADGGIRYTGDIPKAIAAGADSVMLGSLLAGTKESPGETIIFEGRKFKSYRGMGSVEAMETGSKDRYFQDVEDDVKKLVPEGIVGRVPYKGELNESMLQFIGGLRAGMGYCGAKDIPTLQATGRFVRLTSSGIAESHPHNVTITKEAPNYSR, encoded by the coding sequence ATGATAGCACACAACTCCAAAATTATCGGCGAAGGTTTAACCTACGATGATGTATTATTAGTTCCTAATTACTCTAATGTACTTCCTAGAGAAGTGAGTATCCAATCAAATTTTTCAAGAAACATAACCCTTAACGTACCAATAGTAGCCGCTGCTATGGATACCGTTACAGAGAGTGCTATGGCAATTGCTATGGCGCAAGAAGGCGGTATTGGTGTTTTGCACAAAAACATGACAATTGAGCAACAAGCTGCCAAAGTACGTAAAGTAAAACGAGCAGAATCAGGCATGATTTTGGATCCAGTTACCTTACCTCTAACAGCTACAGTAGCAGATGCAAAAAACGCTATGAAAGAATTTAGCATTGGCGGTATTCCAATTGTAGACCAAAATCAAGTATTAAAAGGAATCGTAACCAATAGAGACCTGCGTTTTGAAAAAAACAATGCAAGACCAATTGTAGAAGTCATGACTAAAGATAATTTAGTTACCGTTGCCGAAGGGACTTCATTAGAACAAGCAGAAGTAGTATTGCAAGGACACAAAATTGAAAAACTTCCGGTAGTAAATGCCAATAACAAATTAGTAGGCTTAATAACCTTTAGAGATATCACCAAATTAACCCAAAAACCCATAGCTAACAAAGATGTTTACGGACGTTTGCGTGTAGCAGCAGCAGTTGGAGTTACAGGAGATGCAGTACTAAGAGCAGAAGCTTTAGTAAATGCAGGAGTAGATGCCATAATCATTGATACCGCACACGGACACACCCAAGGTGTAGTTAATACCTTACGAGAGATAAAAACAAAATTTCCTCAAATTGACGTAATAGTAGGTAACATTGCCACACCAGAAGCCGCTAAATTTTTAGTAGAAAACGGAGCAGATGGCGTAAAAGTTGGAATTGGACCTGGATCAATTTGTACCACACGAGTAGTGGCAGGAGTAGGTTTTCCGCAATTTTCGGCAGTGCTAGAAGTAGCTGCTGCTCTAAAAGGAACCGGAGTTCCGGTAATTGCAGACGGAGGGATTCGTTACACTGGAGACATCCCTAAAGCTATTGCAGCAGGAGCGGATTCTGTAATGTTGGGATCGTTATTAGCAGGTACCAAAGAATCTCCAGGAGAAACAATCATTTTTGAAGGTAGAAAATTTAAGTCCTACCGAGGAATGGGATCCGTAGAAGCCATGGAAACAGGATCTAAAGACCGTTATTTTCAAGATGTCGAAGACGATGTCAAAAAACTAGTTCCCGAAGGAATTGTAGGTCGTGTACCCTACAAAGGAGAACTTAACGAGAGTATGCTACAATTTATAGGTGGTTTACGTGCCGGAATGGGATACTGCGGAGCCAAAGATATTCCGACGCTTCAAGCAACAGGACGCTTTGTACGTTTGACCTCTAGCGGTATTGCCGAAAGCCATCCACATAATGTTACCATAACCAAAGAAGCACCAAATTATTCAAGATAA